The stretch of DNA TTTTAACCCCAAAACCACCGAATGGCAAGCCAGCTACGATGGGAGAAACAAAGAACCCATTGCCTTACCGGTGAAATTTCCATTGCTTTTGGCACAAGGGGCCGAGGGTATTGCCGTAGGACTGAGCTCGAAAATTCTGCCCCACAACATGAAAGAAATCTGTGAGGCGGCGATTCACTATCTCAAAGGAGAGCCGTTCAGGCTTTATCCCGACTTCCCTACAGGCGGACTAATCGACACAGGAAGATATAACGACGGACAACGGGGCGGATCTCTTAAGGTACGAGCCAAGATAGAGAAGCTCGACAGCAAGACGCTCGCCATTCGTGAAATCCCTTTCAGCAAGAGCACAACAACGTTGATCGACTCGATTCTCCGAGCCGTCGAAAAGGGAAAAATCAAGGCTAAGCGTGTAGACGACAATACGGCCGCCGAGGTAGAGATACTTGTGCATCTGGCTCCAGGCATTTCGTCGGACAAAACCATTGATGCACTCTACGCATTCAGCGACTGCGAAATCAACATCTCACCCAATTGCTGTGTGATTGAAGATAACAAACCTCGCTTTCTCACCGTGAGCGAGGTGTTGCGCCATAGCGTAGACAGCACGATGGGACTGTTGCGCCGAGAGCTTCAGATTCGTAGAAGCGAACTATTGGAGCAATTCTTCTTCTCGTCTCTCGAAAAGATATTCATCGAAGAGCGCATCTATAAAGACAAGAAGTTTGAAAATGCCGAGAATATGGATGCTGCCGTGATGTATATCGACGAGAGACTCGAACCTTTCAAGGCCGATTTCATCCGCCCAGTGATACGCGACGACATTCTGCGACTCATGGAAATCAAGATGCAACGCATCCTAAAATTCAGCAAAGACAAAGCCGACGAGCTGATGGCGCGCATCAAAGAGGAACTTGAAAGCATCGAGCACGACTTGGCGCACATGACGGATGTCACCGTGAAATGGTTCCAATTCCTGATCGACAAATATGGAAACGACCATCCGCGACGCACTGAAATACGCAACTTCGAGACCATCGAAGCGGCCAAAGTGGTTGAGGCGAACGAGAAACTCTACATCAATCGCAACGAGGGATTTGTGGGAACGGGACTCAAGAAGGATGAGTTTGTTTGCAACTGTTCGGACATCGACGACATCATCATCTTCTACAAAGATGGGAAATACAAGGTGCTGCGTGTGGCCGACAAGATTTTTGTGGGCAAGAATGTGCTGCACGTACAGGTCTACAAGAGAAATGACAAGCGAACTACCTACAATGTGGTGTATCGCGACGGAAAACAAGGCTTTTATTATATCAAACGCTTCAACGTGCCAGCCATGACTCGCGACCGGGAATACGACCTGACGCAAGGCACGGCGGGGTCGCGTGTGGTCTATTTCACAGCCAATCCGAATGGCGAAGCAGAGATCATCAAACTCACGTTGGAGCCCAGTCCGAAGAAAAAGAAGATCTTCCTGGAGTACGACTTTTCTAAAGTGCTCATCAAAGGACGTGCCGCAAGGGGCAACATCATCTGTAAAGTACCTGTCAACCGCATTGGGCTTAAGAGTCACGGGCACAGTACGCTGGGCGGGAGAAAGGTTTGGTTTGATCCGGATGTCAACCGAATCAACTACGACGAGCAAGGAAGACTGTTGGGAGAGTTCCACGAAAACGATTCGATTCTGGTGGTGCTTGACAACAACGAGTTCTATCTCACCAACTTCGATGCCAACAACCACTACGAAGACAACATCAAAATCATTGAGAAATGGGACGAAGAAAAGGTGTGGAGTGCCGTGCTCTTCGATGCC from Prevotella sp. oral taxon 475 encodes:
- a CDS encoding DNA gyrase/topoisomerase IV subunit A translates to MDDEIKDKDELEMEGEELTPETHSDYQPVGRFDASAVHHLSGMYQNWFLDYASYVILERAVPNIEDGLKPVQRRILHSMKRMDDGRYNKVANIVGHTMQFHPHGDASIGDALVQMGQKDLLVDTQGNWGNILTGDRAAAPRYIEARLSKFALDTVFNPKTTEWQASYDGRNKEPIALPVKFPLLLAQGAEGIAVGLSSKILPHNMKEICEAAIHYLKGEPFRLYPDFPTGGLIDTGRYNDGQRGGSLKVRAKIEKLDSKTLAIREIPFSKSTTTLIDSILRAVEKGKIKAKRVDDNTAAEVEILVHLAPGISSDKTIDALYAFSDCEINISPNCCVIEDNKPRFLTVSEVLRHSVDSTMGLLRRELQIRRSELLEQFFFSSLEKIFIEERIYKDKKFENAENMDAAVMYIDERLEPFKADFIRPVIRDDILRLMEIKMQRILKFSKDKADELMARIKEELESIEHDLAHMTDVTVKWFQFLIDKYGNDHPRRTEIRNFETIEAAKVVEANEKLYINRNEGFVGTGLKKDEFVCNCSDIDDIIIFYKDGKYKVLRVADKIFVGKNVLHVQVYKRNDKRTTYNVVYRDGKQGFYYIKRFNVPAMTRDREYDLTQGTAGSRVVYFTANPNGEAEIIKLTLEPSPKKKKIFLEYDFSKVLIKGRAARGNIICKVPVNRIGLKSHGHSTLGGRKVWFDPDVNRINYDEQGRLLGEFHENDSILVVLDNNEFYLTNFDANNHYEDNIKIIEKWDEEKVWSAVLFDADNDNYAYIKRFTMEASKRHQTYMGENPKSRLLLLTDEVYPRIRVTFGGHDKDRLPIEVDLEEFVGVKSFKAKGKRLSTWTVETVEELEPTRFPEPETPDAEEDKPTSEEERPTSEREIPTEEDNNLDPDRDKTEQQVIDEMTGQLSLSFPDDESST